From Vibrio artabrorum, a single genomic window includes:
- a CDS encoding oxaloacetate decarboxylase subunit gamma, whose product MTNIGSLLGDAATLMITGMSVVFIFLTILVYLVRLMSKLVPEEVPEPIAASKTINKSQPTPSTVSPQVVAAISAAVHQYRASTAK is encoded by the coding sequence ATGACTAATATTGGAAGCCTGCTAGGAGATGCGGCTACTCTAATGATAACGGGGATGTCCGTTGTCTTTATTTTCCTCACTATTCTCGTTTACCTCGTTCGGTTGATGTCAAAACTGGTACCAGAAGAAGTACCAGAACCGATCGCAGCATCTAAAACAATTAACAAATCACAACCAACCCCTTCTACTGTTAGTCCACAAGTTGTGGCAGCAATTTCGGCTGCGGTTCACCAATACCGTGCGTCTACTGCTAAGTAG